Sequence from the Erythrolamprus reginae isolate rEryReg1 chromosome Z, rEryReg1.hap1, whole genome shotgun sequence genome:
TACACACAGGGTTCAAAATACATCCCATAAAACCTCCATCAATTCCAACAAAATAAGAATAAATGTAGAAAAGGTTATGAGAGGTAGGTGGCCTCATTGCAATTAGATACTTATAGAtctaatagatatacagtgatacctcgtcttacaaacccctcatcatacaaatttttcgagatacaaacccagggtttaagatttttttgcctcttcttccaaactattttcaccttataaacccaagccggcgccactgggatgccccaccttcggacttctgttgccagcaaagcgcccgtttttgcattgctgggattcccctgaggctcccctccatgggaaacactacctctgaacttccgtgtttttgtgatgctgcaggggaatcccagcaggggaatcccagcagcgcaaaaacaggcgcttcgctggcaacagaagtccggaggtggggtttcccagtgaggggagcctcagcgaaattgcagcatcataaaaacacggaagtccggatgtggggtttcccatggaggggagcctcaggggaatcccagcagtgcaaaaacgggcactttggctggcaaaaggggtgagttttgggcttgcacgcattaatcgcttttccattgattcctatgggaaacattgtttcgtcttacaaacatttcaccttacaaacctcatcccagaaccaattaagttcgtaagatgaggtatcactgtattagataaaGGTGTCTATGTATATGAATGCTACACCGATTGATTTCTTATTTCCTATACAATGGTACCTTGATATTCATTGGTTCCGAAAGACATAATGAGTATCAAAAATGATGAGTACTGAATAATGTTTCCCAGAAGAAATAGTGTGAGTTAAAGACAGCCAATGCCgacaagttctagcttgtgcactaagtaccaaacaaacaatgagtacagtggtacctctacttaagaacttaatttgttccatgaccaggttcttaagtaggagcaatttttcccataggaatcaatgtaaaagcaaataatgcatgcaaacccattaggaaagaaataaaagctcagaatttaggtgagaggaggaggaggaagaagaggaggaggacagtcgctgctgaaggaagaaggtgaggtaaggggaattttaaaaattcaaaatttttaagGCTTAaacaaaagagggactctgaggcagcgaggaggagcatgtgcttcccatacacctggcgcaaggctgccttccatacactgcaccagagagagaaacccaggtgggcaagaggggagcgtcactgaaaggctcctctggcagccgagAAAAgcttgagatggccgggattaaagggggaatggtaagaAACTGGCTGGTTCTTTGtgctgctttcaaatttcctaagaaatttttccaggctcgggttttttagtagaaaatggttcttaagaagaggcaaaaaaatcttgaatgcctggttcttgtctagaaaagttcttaagtagaggcactcttaagtagaggtaccactgtactagataaAACTTTCTTCCAATGCACTGGGTAccaaattcaatgagtttcaaagcagttggtACCAAGGTTCTGTACATTATTCTGGGCAGATAACAATGAaagcaaagtaaaaacaataaaagcaaccagaatgaggggggggggaaatcaaaacttGAGGCTGCAAGCTGAAGAGGTGACTGTTGACCTTCGCCATGATTCTGGTTGAGTTCCATCATCTATGCCAGTGatcctcaaccttggcaacttgaagatagaagagaaggatttaggggtagtgatttctgacagtctcaaaatgggtgaacagtgcagtcaggcggtagggaaagcaagtaggatgcttggctgcatagctagaggtataacaagcaggaagagggagattatgatcccggtatatagaatgctggtgagaccacatttggaatcctatgttcagttctggagacctcacccacaaaaagatattgacaaaattgaacgggtccaaagacgggctacaagaatggtggaaggtcttaagcataaaacgtatcaggaaagacttaatgaactcaatctgtatagtctggaggacagaaggaaaaggggggacatgatcgaaacatttaaatatgttaaagggttaaataaggtccaggagggaagtgtttttaataggaaagtgaacacaagaacaaggggacacaatctgaagttagttgggggaaagatcaaaagcaacatgagaaaatattattttactgaaagagtcgtagatccttggaacaaacttccagcagacgtggtagataaatccacagtaactgaatttaaacatgcctgggataaacatagatccatcctaagataaaatacagaaaatagtataagggcagactagatggaccatgaggtctttttctgccgtcagacttctatgtttctatgtttctatgtttctatgtttctatgtttctatgtttctatgtttctatgtttctatgtttctatgtttctatgtttctatgtttctatgtttctatgtttctatgtttctatgtttctatgtttctatgtttctatgtttctatgtttctatgtttctatgtttctatgtttctatgtttctatgtttctatgtttctatgtttctatgtttctatgtttctatgtttctatgtttctatgtttctatgtttctatgtttctatgtttctatgtttctatgtttctatgtttctatgtttctatgtttctatgtttctatgtttctatgtttctatgtttctatgtttctatgtttctatgtttctatgtttctatgtttctatgtttctatgtttctatgtttctatgtttctatgtttctatgtttctatgtttctatgtttctatgaagatgGGTGGGGGATTCTGGGGAAAGATGccatgttcaagttgccaagcttgagaaccactgatcacCCTGTGGGTGGGGTAGAAAAAGGTGGAGACAAAGGACAAGACAAGCAAATAAGCTGGCCCTCACCCCAACAGCGAAGCGTGTGATTCCAGCTCTGTCAGCCTCCTGGACAACCTCTGGGTAGTTCAAGGGATCCCCAACTTTCTCTCCATCGGTCACAACCACCAGGAACTTCTGGGCATTGCTGCGAGCCCCTTTCTGTGGGGTGAACAGTTCCCTAATAAataggaagggaaggggggagagagagagaccaaagtGCCATTGCCCATTTCCTTTACCAGACCCGTATTCTGGTCCAGCAGAAGATATTCCAAGGGTTGAGGATTCTTCCATGGCAATGGCTCCATGATAGGGGATGTGTGAACCCCCAGGGTCCCTGGCCAGGGCTGGGGAAGAGGAAAGGCTGCCCAGAGACCTACACAGCTTTCTTGATGGCAGTGGCTGTGTAGGAAGACCCTTGCAGCTGATTGATATTTTGTAGAGCGTTGTTTAGGTTTCGGTTATTTCGGAAAGTTCTGAAGTCAAAATGCTCCTGAATTTTGTTGGAGAACTGCAGAAGGGAGAactgaggaagggaggaaaaggaggatgaAAGTGGAAGCAGCCAACTggaatttctaaaaaaaaaatccatatacaTTTATTAATTAGCTGTGCTCCTACAACAGGCAGGGTCAGACTTTCCCAAGCTGATGCTCTTTGGATGGTctgttagatcagtgtttttcaaccagtgtgccgcggcacactagtgtgccgcgagacatggtcaggtgtgccgcaaagctcgcagagaaagaaagcaagagagagagaaagaaagcaagagagagagagaaagaaagcaagagagagaaagagcgagagagaggaagaaagagaacaagagagagagaaagaaagaaagagagaaagagaacaagagaaagaaagcaagagagagagagaaagagagggagggaaggagagagaaagatatagagggaggtagggagggagagagaaagagagcaaaaaagagaggaaggaaggaagagaaagaaagagggatggagagagaaagaaagaaagaggaaggaagggagagaaagagggagagaaaaatagagcaaaagggaggaagagagagaaagagaatttttttgtccaaattttttttagccctcctccccgccccgctcaatgtgccccagggtttcgtaaatgtaaaaaatgtgccacggctcaaaaaaggttgaaaatcactgtgttagATCATCCTTCAACTCTTACAAATCCAATTCAAACTATATTCGGACCAGTTTACTTCTGGCGATATATTTTAAGGCCTGTTTTGGCATCCAGGCATTCTCAGGATGGGCCCTGTTTGTGAGTTTAGAACTCACAAGAACTTGCTGTTTCTagatgataaaataatttttaatttaaaataaacaaagaataaAGAGTCATAAAATAATTACTCGCTCACCAGCCAGCTCTTGAAGGTGTGGACCCACTGTTCAGGTATATGGTtgaaccagtgtttctcaacctgaccAGCTTTAATATATGTGAACTTCAagtaccagaattccccagccagcatgctaatTAGCCAATTAAACATGATATAGCATATTATATGAACATAGAAAAGGACAAGGAAATCTgctttataattttgtttttcacAATTCATAATTTTGTTTTGTACAATTCAATTTAATCGCTGGTTAGcatccctcctttcccccctccctccctccttcctcctctttctttctttctttctttctttccttccttccttctgtctttctttccttccatctgtttttctgtctatcagtcccttccttccttccttctttttttttctctctctctctctgtctctctctttctccttctttctttctttctttctttctttccttccttccttctgtctttctttccttccatctgtttttctgtctatcagtcccttccttccttccttcttttttttctctctctctctctctgtctctctctttctccttctttctttctttctttctttctcttgtttcctcctgtctgcctgtctgtatatatgtccctttcttctttcctccctccctccatttcttccttcctttctgtccatctgcccttccttccttccttccttcctttcgtccttcctttttctttttctaattttttttcctctaCAAATTAAATTGTAAAGCTTTTAGGCAGTTCTTTTCTTTGCACCATTTTTTACCCATAGCTCACAAAGGTATTCCCTTTCTCCCCAAGTCTATGACGAGGTGTCTCAACTGTCTTATGAAAGAACAGAACATTTCCCCATCACTTCATTCCCTCCCATTCCCTTGGCTTCAAAGAGCAATCCAGATTGAAAATATTATCCTCCACATGGGGTTCTCcattcctccaactgaccagagTATTTTCAGGAAACGTTTTACTGAAGGCTGAAACAAATAACTTCTGTGCAATAAATTCTCCAGTTCGAACGCTGCTAGAcccatcaatcaataacacaaTGTCTCGGGCAACATTTGGACACTctggaaagaaaagaataaaggaaagaCTTCAATTTCAAAGTTATCCTCTACCCTTCTCAACTTATCATAAATGTCCAGCTGAGAGCCTCTTGAATATTTTAAtagcttcctaacaaacaaaaATTCaggttgtttttttccccatcttgGTATTATAGACTATTGTGGGGGGAAAGTTATAGGCTAAAGGTATTGTCATTTTGCTAGGGAAAAAAAATGCTAGAAACGTTCTTTCTCATTAAAAAACCCCTCTTTCCAAGATACTGCTGATAAACATGAGTGTTGTGgttccatctgaggcccctcagggaacggctgatcttctgtcggtttccagctcagagggagaggatgaggaacaggaggtgcaggcagacgaggaggaggaatcccaggctgaagaagagggaggacagccagagtccccccagagggagctctccccagcaagcagcctggattccttagaggaaaatgcacaagccataattgatctgcgacagagaagagctacacagcgaagggaccaattggctaggtactttcagcattaaagaggcaacagctgggtttgggtgtggtgctctttggaaaggctaaaaggcagacccacccttcctggcttgtggagttttatctttgagagtcttgggacctagctgtgaactttggcgtcttggaatcctggtttgtgcctttgactactgaaaccttggggtgggtgtgccagcgagaagcttgctgtattgtctggacatcaggactctgctgtaaagtattatagcctgtctgttgggaagaacaggttttcctctgtgtttattttttccagctataaagtacttttgcttttaccagagtgtctggctgttttttccagttggtgttgaggtctgggggaacccggACAGAACAATGAGCAGCAAAGAATTGTATTTGAATAcatagagaaggcccttttcATGACTTTATTTGGCTTTCAAAGGATGGTCGATAGAACCTGATGTTACCCATATGCAATAACATTGAACCCCCTTAATTTCTAATCAATATACAGCTAAAAATTACGGTTGACAATTCACCATATAAGGCTTATATCCAAACCTGTCTTCAGAAAAGTCTAGTTTCTTAACAAAAATGAAAACTGAAATTTCTGAAATACTGGAGTGAAAAAAAATCTCCAAacattaataagaaaaaaatgcccTGACTTATTTTCAGTGAATCTAAGATCTTTCTCATTTAAAGATAAATTATAACAttaataaaatcaattttaaaaaactttttgctTACGCTGTTTTACTGGTCTTCTTGGGGAAGCTGTTGTGGTATCTTGAGAAAAATCAAAAACGTCAGAAAGATCAAAGTCTCTTGACCCTGTTACAAAAGGAAAATAGTTGAACATTATCAAAAATATCAATTCAATTTGAACAGAATTTTCTAAGGCCAGGACAGTgctaatgtgtgtgtgtttatgtatgtatgtatgtatgtattgcgccgttgcaacctctccgtggcactagaccctggagagctccttggtttactgaagagctccgggagttgaaatgccagaagagtcgtctagagaagcgatggaggaagagtaagtctgaatccgaccgaacacttgtaagagctcatattaagacttacaaagtggcgctcaaggcgacaagatgcacgtatcatgctgccttgattgcatcagcggaatcttgcctggccgctctgtttagggtgacccgctcccttcttaaccaggggggagttggggagcccttgcagagcagtgccaaggattttaacacattttttgctgataaaatcgctcggatccgggaggacctcgactccgattggataacaaaGTTGAATGACAACGAGTcgatcgaggtgactggggcccgtacttgtccatctgtctgggaagagtttgatctggtgacacatgatgaagtggataaggccattggagctgtgagttccgctacCTGTTTAcaggatccgtgtccctcctggctggtttcggccagcagggaggtgacacggagctgggtccaggagattgtcaacgcttctttggggagggggtccttcctggctccctacaaggaggcacttgtgtgccccctcctcaagaagccttccctggaccgagccattctcaacaactatcatccagtctccaaccttccctttatggggaaggttgttgagaaggtggtggcactccagctccagcggtccttggaagaaaccgattatctaggccctcaacagtcgggtttcaggcccggctacagcatggaaactgctttggtcgtgttgatggatgatctctggtgggcctgggacagggatttatcctctgtcctggtgcttcttgacctctcagcagcttttgatatcatcaaccatggtatccttctgtgccagctggaggggttgggagtgggaggcactgttctccagtggttctcctttaCCTCTCCTGTCGGTCACAGTtgatgttagtgggggatcagaggtcgacctctaggtctctcccttgtggggtgcctcagtcctttcccccctgctatttaatatctacatgagatCTGGTTGAGATCTACATGAGCtggttgagatcatccaagggcatggggtgaggtatcatcagtacactgatgatacccagctgtacatctccaccctatgtccagtcaacgaagcagtggaagtgtctATTTATTTTTGCCTCTATCACCGTACCTATAAATGACATAAATATTTGAAGATACTTAGTCAGGATTGGCTGATAACTACGGTAGCTAATAAAATGgtctgctgatttttttaaaaaaaatataactctGATTATTTTTAGCATAAGATAAAATCATGAATTTTAGAAGCTATTAGACTGTCAATTCAGTAACTACATTTATCTTCATTCAAATGCATAAAACCATTAAATCCAGACCAAAGCTTTAAATCATTGCAGCACTGTTTATATGCCAAAAATGTATTTGTTACATATtcttaaatatacagtgatacgaacttaattggttctgggatgaggtttgtaaggtgaaacgtttgtaagacaaaacaatgtttcccataggaatcaatggaaaagcgattattgcgtgcaagcccaaaactcaacccttttgccagctgaagcacctgtttttgcactgctgggattttcctgaggctcccctccatgggaaaccccacatctggacttccgtggttttatgatgctgcaggggaatcccagcagcacaaacacaggtgcttcgctggtaacggaagtccagagatggggtttctctgcgatttctctgaggctcccctcactgggaaaccctacctccagacttccgttgccagcgaagcacccatttttgcactgctgggattcccctgcagcattgcaaaaacacggaagtccagaggtggtgtttcccatggaggggagcctcaggggaaacccagcaacgcaaaaacaggtgcttcgctggcaacagaagtctggaggcgggcatcccagtggcggcggcttgggtttgtaaggtgaaaatagtttggaagaagaggcaaaaaaatcttacacccccggtttgtatctcaaaaagtttttatgacgaggggtttgtaagacaaggaatCACTGTACATGTTGTTTTAGCCCAATAAAGATGGGGTAAAGATGGTTTTCCAGCTGTTGTACTCCAACTTCCATCAGACATAAACCAGCAGTGGCAATTGTCATAGAGAAGGGACCTCTGCACATTCAATCGCATCCTCATGCAGTTAATTaaaactgatttttaatatagctggggattttagactagtttacttagctttaattaattggatttaccctattgtcttctattgtttctttttatacgtTGTCAGCTGCGccttgtcctcggagaggggcggcatataaatccaataaataaacaaacaaacaaataaatctggatCAATCtgatttccaaagcaccagaaggaaaaGCAAGGAACAATGCATGGaacttaatcaaggagagaaaagaaatggttgttgtctgaatgggcacgattgatttttaatatagttggggattttagactagtttacTTAATCgtacccattcagacaacaaccatacataacattcactGGCCGGGGGTctaagatctaatcgccccaagtctggtggcataaattgagtcttaagactcttgcggaaggcgaggagggtgggggcaatgcaaatctctggagggaactgattccagagggccggggcccccacagagaaggctcttcccctaggccctgccaagtgacattgtctggttgacaggacctggagaaggccgactatgtgggacctaagcagtcgctgggattctttgtggcagtcctcaaattctggaatacagctatcATATcatccttagtccttcttttttctagactgTCCAgtcccaattcctgcaatcgttctgcACATGTTTTTGTCTCATTTTGATAATATAAAGGACATTCCTGGTTTAATGGAGATTTAAATCTCtaccttatttattattattattattattattattattattattattaattagatttgcatgccgcccctctccaaagacttggagtggctcacaacaagaaaacagtacaaatccaatagttaaaaacaatttaaaacctcttaatataaaaacagtcatacatctcagacaaaccatatataaaacgg
This genomic interval carries:
- the LOC139175690 gene encoding integrin alpha-X-like, with amino-acid sequence MGFLGVFIVTVLFLGVAGSRDFDLSDVFDFSQDTTTASPRRPVKQQCPNVARDIVLLIDGSSSVRTGEFIAQKLFVSAFSKTFPENTLFSLLQFSNKIQEHFDFRTFRNNRNLNNALQNINQLQGSSYTATAIKKAVELFTPQKGARSNAQKFLVVVTDGEKVGDPLNYPEVVQEADRAGITRFAVGVGLMVSSRLFQQELHAIASRPATEHTFLLRQFSDLMSIQLKEKICASHGTVVPQPTLAPPISCTSCSDSRVLQKLEQLVQGLDQVKSKLDLLAAKVGKCGHGSHR